The Halarchaeum grantii genome includes a window with the following:
- a CDS encoding DEAD/DEAH box helicase, with amino-acid sequence MEVAEAVPEFADAFPFEEFNRMQREAVPALLERDDNVVVAAPTGSGKTALAELAICEALAEGGTALFVAPLRALTNEKEDEWERFEELGFSVYVVTGERDLDPRRARRADVLVMTPEKADSATRKHDSPRYSFVTDVDVVVIDEVHLLDSEKRGSVLEVVVSRFRRLCDPRVVALSATMPNVEDVADWLDAPPECTFAFGDEYRPVDLHADVTTYVHGDNPFQDKYRRLYKALDRAEQHLREDGQALCFVASRQDTVRAAEKARDELAERDVPMGARGDYDLHTEAEALDNDTLRKSVLDGVAFHHAGLSKNDKDHVEAWFRDGTIELLFSTSTLAWGVNLPARCVVIRDTKYHDPLEGEVDMSPLDVLQMLGRAGRPGYDDVGYGWVVCDNSEADKYRQLLREGKEIESTLAENLPEHLNAEIAMGTVDSLDDVMAWLETTFYYRRAQSAPEDYDFANVRERVRGVLDDLVTEGFVRTHDDLGLTATQLGMLTSTYYLDMATAAGFRDLAEAGVTEAGVLEAVAQSAEFESVSARRDEREAVASVLGGRGDDLDAGPRKVLAILHASMRGSTPPELRSDAWVIRQNALRLLAALAEFLERFDQPAGANLAHRLEARIDTGVPADAVELTALDGVGSGRAHRLADEGITSLADVRAAGHDGLVAAGLSGGVADAILEQAADLPDVSLDWGDFPETVARGENDMREVTVSNDGGAARVALRVTATRDGGDGDTVEMTSTTTYLDGATTLPVGVFGADDDALVYAVDVVFPEHALDTHHEERTVRIV; translated from the coding sequence ATGGAGGTCGCCGAGGCGGTCCCGGAGTTCGCGGACGCGTTCCCGTTCGAGGAGTTCAATCGGATGCAGCGCGAGGCCGTCCCCGCCCTGCTGGAGCGCGACGACAACGTCGTCGTCGCCGCCCCGACCGGCTCGGGGAAGACCGCGCTCGCCGAACTCGCCATCTGCGAGGCGCTCGCCGAGGGCGGCACCGCGCTCTTCGTCGCGCCCCTGCGCGCGCTCACGAACGAGAAGGAGGACGAGTGGGAGCGCTTCGAGGAGCTCGGCTTTTCGGTGTACGTCGTCACGGGCGAGCGCGACCTCGACCCGCGTCGCGCGCGCCGCGCGGACGTCCTCGTGATGACGCCCGAGAAGGCCGACTCCGCGACGCGCAAGCACGACTCCCCGCGCTACTCCTTCGTCACCGACGTCGACGTCGTCGTCATCGACGAAGTCCACCTCCTCGACTCCGAGAAACGCGGGTCGGTGCTGGAGGTCGTCGTCTCGCGCTTCCGGCGGCTCTGCGACCCGCGCGTCGTCGCGCTCTCCGCGACGATGCCGAACGTCGAGGACGTCGCCGACTGGCTCGACGCGCCCCCCGAGTGCACGTTCGCGTTCGGCGACGAGTACAGGCCCGTCGACCTCCACGCCGACGTCACCACGTACGTCCACGGCGACAACCCCTTCCAGGACAAGTACAGGCGCCTCTACAAGGCCCTCGACCGGGCCGAGCAACACCTCCGCGAGGACGGCCAAGCCCTCTGCTTCGTCGCCTCCCGACAGGACACCGTCCGGGCCGCGGAGAAGGCCCGCGACGAGCTCGCCGAGCGCGACGTCCCGATGGGCGCGCGCGGCGACTACGACCTCCACACCGAGGCCGAGGCGCTCGACAACGACACCCTCCGCAAGAGCGTCCTCGACGGGGTCGCGTTCCACCACGCCGGCCTCTCGAAGAACGACAAGGACCACGTCGAGGCGTGGTTCCGCGACGGCACCATCGAGCTCCTCTTCTCGACGTCGACGCTCGCGTGGGGCGTCAACCTCCCCGCGCGCTGCGTCGTCATCCGCGATACGAAGTACCACGACCCCCTCGAGGGAGAGGTCGACATGAGCCCGCTCGACGTCCTCCAGATGCTCGGGCGCGCGGGCCGGCCCGGCTACGACGACGTCGGCTACGGCTGGGTCGTCTGCGACAACAGCGAGGCCGACAAATACCGACAGCTGCTCCGCGAGGGTAAGGAGATCGAGTCGACGCTCGCCGAGAACCTCCCCGAGCACCTCAACGCCGAAATCGCGATGGGCACCGTCGACAGCCTCGACGACGTGATGGCGTGGCTGGAGACGACCTTCTACTACCGCCGCGCGCAGTCCGCGCCCGAGGACTACGACTTCGCGAACGTCCGCGAGCGCGTGCGCGGCGTCCTCGACGACCTCGTCACCGAGGGGTTCGTCCGCACGCACGACGACCTCGGCCTCACCGCCACCCAGCTCGGGATGCTCACCTCCACGTACTACCTCGACATGGCGACGGCGGCGGGCTTTCGCGACCTCGCCGAGGCCGGCGTCACCGAGGCCGGCGTCCTCGAAGCCGTCGCGCAGTCCGCCGAGTTCGAGAGCGTCAGCGCGCGCCGCGACGAGCGCGAGGCCGTCGCGTCCGTTCTCGGCGGGCGCGGCGACGACCTCGACGCGGGTCCCCGGAAGGTGCTCGCCATCCTCCACGCCTCGATGCGCGGGTCGACGCCGCCCGAGCTCCGCTCGGACGCGTGGGTCATCCGGCAGAACGCCCTCCGCCTCCTCGCCGCGCTCGCGGAGTTCCTCGAGCGCTTCGACCAGCCGGCGGGCGCGAACCTCGCCCACCGCCTCGAAGCCCGCATCGACACCGGCGTCCCCGCCGACGCCGTCGAACTCACCGCGCTCGACGGGGTCGGCTCTGGGCGCGCGCACCGCCTCGCCGACGAGGGCATCACCTCGCTCGCCGACGTGCGCGCCGCCGGTCACGACGGCCTCGTCGCCGCCGGCCTCTCGGGCGGCGTCGCGGACGCGATACTCGAGCAGGCCGCCGACCTCCCGGACGTCTCCCTCGACTGGGGCGACTTCCCCGAGACGGTCGCGCGCGGCGAGAACGACATGCGCGAGGTCACCGTCAGCAACGACGGCGGGGCCGCGCGCGTCGCGCTCCGCGTCACCGCGACCCGAGACGGCGGGGACGGCGACACCGTCGAGATGACGAGCACCACGACCTACCTCGACGGTGCGACGACCCTGCCCGTCGGCGTCTTCGGCGCGGACGACGACGCGCTCGTCTACGCCGTCGACGTCGTCTTCCCCGAGCACGCCCTCGACACCCACCACGAGGAGCGCACCGTGCGAATCGTCTGA
- a CDS encoding cytochrome b has translation MSTITESDESEETAKYEESRVYGWLDDRLDLNDEFLGKAFPEDRYASFLLGEVTLFTFIILVLTGTFLGMLYRPGAAATTYEGILAEYAGTEVPLAFASVLRITYDVPMGMFIRMVHHWGAYLFVAAMGLHMLRVFFSGAYRNPRELNWVVGSTLLFLGIGEGFMGYALPFDEYGSTATGIGFTVAGSIPVIGETLTKIIFGGLWPDNAAVILPRMFFYHVFLLPLIIGGLIAVHMLLLIRQKHTEQQGSRDDDAGVSDDDESVVTGVPLVPNQVAVTIIVFLSVFGVLALLAGFFPVQRLPVWGPNDPFSTPSGVAPDWYFMWVFGILKVIPGFIPKGEFVAGVVAPGIIATVLVLWPFIDYERDAVHFTADPIKRPFQTSVGVGAIVFIIMLSVAAMNATVGSLINVETSTASTYLLYLTIIVPIVWGLITYYVLKRGVERRSDSGATPTEDDSDTAAAPSDD, from the coding sequence ATGAGTACGATAACCGAATCCGACGAGTCCGAGGAGACAGCGAAGTACGAGGAGAGCCGGGTCTACGGCTGGCTCGACGACCGCCTCGACCTGAACGACGAGTTCCTCGGGAAGGCGTTCCCGGAGGACCGCTACGCGTCGTTCCTGCTCGGCGAAGTCACGCTGTTCACCTTCATCATCCTCGTCCTGACGGGGACGTTCCTCGGGATGCTCTACCGGCCGGGCGCCGCCGCGACGACCTACGAGGGCATCCTCGCGGAGTACGCCGGTACCGAGGTACCGCTGGCGTTCGCCTCCGTCCTCCGCATCACGTACGACGTCCCGATGGGCATGTTCATCCGGATGGTCCATCACTGGGGCGCGTACCTCTTCGTCGCCGCGATGGGCCTCCACATGCTCCGCGTCTTCTTCAGCGGCGCCTACCGCAACCCGCGCGAACTGAACTGGGTGGTCGGCTCGACCCTGCTCTTCCTCGGCATCGGCGAGGGGTTCATGGGGTACGCCCTCCCGTTCGACGAGTACGGCTCGACGGCGACCGGCATCGGGTTCACCGTCGCGGGATCCATCCCCGTCATCGGTGAGACGCTGACGAAGATCATCTTCGGTGGCCTGTGGCCGGACAACGCCGCCGTCATCCTCCCCCGGATGTTCTTCTACCACGTCTTCCTGCTCCCGCTCATCATCGGTGGCCTCATCGCCGTCCACATGCTCCTGCTCATCCGCCAGAAGCACACGGAGCAGCAGGGCTCGCGCGACGACGACGCGGGCGTCTCCGACGACGACGAGTCGGTCGTCACGGGCGTCCCGCTCGTCCCGAATCAGGTCGCGGTGACGATCATCGTCTTCCTCTCCGTCTTCGGCGTGCTCGCGCTGCTCGCCGGGTTCTTCCCCGTTCAGCGCCTCCCCGTCTGGGGTCCGAACGACCCGTTCAGCACGCCGAGCGGGGTCGCACCGGACTGGTACTTCATGTGGGTGTTCGGCATCCTGAAGGTCATCCCGGGCTTCATCCCGAAAGGTGAGTTCGTGGCCGGCGTCGTCGCGCCGGGCATCATCGCGACGGTGCTCGTCCTCTGGCCGTTCATCGACTACGAGCGCGACGCCGTCCACTTCACCGCCGACCCGATCAAGCGGCCGTTCCAGACGTCGGTGGGCGTGGGCGCGATCGTCTTCATCATCATGCTCTCCGTCGCCGCGATGAACGCGACCGTCGGGTCGCTCATCAACGTGGAGACGTCGACGGCGTCGACGTACCTGCTCTACTTGACGATCATCGTCCCGATCGTCTGGGGACTCATCACCTACTACGTCCTCAAGCGCGGCGTCGAGCGCCGCTCGGACTCGGGTGCGACGCCGACCGAGGACGACTCGGACACCGCGGCCGCGCCCTCGGACGACTGA
- a CDS encoding endonuclease NucS domain-containing protein produces the protein MQDATRVLAGDCTVTYERDDRLETRGEVVVLVKPDNTVLVHDAEGYQPASWLTRADVVRYASDADGVRLVAGSGDEHLRVESHETTLDTFAPVTPAGPEVGDCPDCGGPLVRARERVTCIGCHASYPVPRDATVTDATCADCGLPEIRVRRGAVLDVCLDRACASIDDAVRARFDGAWDCPHCGGTLRIRRERGLHAVCEDCDATHPIPTGVVVGACDCGGPRFETARGERCLAAACPARAP, from the coding sequence ATGCAGGACGCGACACGCGTACTCGCCGGCGACTGCACCGTCACCTACGAGCGCGACGACCGACTCGAGACGCGCGGCGAAGTCGTCGTACTCGTCAAACCCGACAACACCGTCCTCGTCCACGACGCCGAGGGCTACCAGCCCGCGTCGTGGCTGACGCGCGCGGACGTGGTGCGCTACGCGAGCGACGCCGACGGCGTCCGCCTCGTCGCCGGGTCGGGCGACGAACACCTCCGCGTCGAGAGCCACGAGACGACGCTCGACACTTTCGCGCCCGTCACGCCCGCCGGGCCCGAAGTCGGCGACTGTCCGGACTGCGGCGGGCCGCTCGTGCGCGCCCGCGAACGCGTCACCTGCATCGGCTGTCACGCGAGCTACCCGGTTCCGCGCGACGCCACCGTCACCGACGCGACGTGTGCGGACTGTGGGCTCCCCGAGATCCGCGTCCGGCGCGGCGCCGTCCTCGACGTCTGTCTCGACCGGGCCTGCGCGAGCATCGACGACGCCGTCCGCGCGCGCTTCGACGGCGCGTGGGACTGCCCGCACTGCGGGGGCACGCTCCGCATCCGACGGGAACGCGGCCTGCACGCGGTCTGCGAGGACTGCGATGCGACGCACCCGATACCGACCGGCGTCGTCGTCGGCGCATGCGACTGCGGCGGGCCGCGCTTCGAAACCGCGCGCGGCGAGCGCTGTCTCGCCGCCGCTTGCCCCGCTCGCGCACCGTAG
- the lpdA gene encoding dihydrolipoyl dehydrogenase, whose product MAEERRTELAVVGAGPGGYVAAIRAAQRGVDVTLVEKDALGGTCLNVGCIPSKALAHAAGVAHRAASASEMGVHADVSVDLAQTNEWTDGVVDRLTSGVEKLCKANGVALVEGRAEFVDERTLRVERPRGSERVAFEHAVVATGSRPTEVPGFAFDGERVLDSTAALDLDAVPESLVIVGGGYIGMELSTAYAKLGCDVTVVERLDDVLAGYEDDVARAVRRRAADLGVTFRFGERPSEWRESGDGVVVTTTDGEERHDYRAEAVVVAVGRDPVLDSLNLDAIGLEANADGRLETDARGRTSVESVFAVGDVAPGPMLAHKASAEGRVVAAVVAGEDASLDERAVPTAVFTDPEVATVGLTEAEAESEGLDPVVGEFPMGASGRALTVGEPDGFVRLVADGGTGVVLGAQIVGPEASELIAEVGLALTMGATLADVAASIHTHPTLSEGVMEAAENALGEAIHTLNR is encoded by the coding sequence ATGGCCGAGGAGAGACGGACGGAACTCGCGGTGGTCGGTGCGGGCCCGGGCGGCTACGTCGCCGCGATTCGCGCGGCACAGCGCGGCGTCGACGTGACGCTCGTCGAGAAGGACGCGCTCGGCGGGACGTGCCTGAATGTCGGCTGCATCCCCTCGAAGGCGCTCGCGCACGCGGCGGGCGTCGCGCATCGCGCGGCGTCGGCGTCGGAGATGGGCGTGCACGCGGACGTGTCGGTGGACCTCGCGCAGACGAACGAGTGGACGGACGGCGTCGTCGACCGACTCACGTCGGGCGTCGAGAAGCTCTGTAAGGCGAACGGCGTCGCGCTCGTCGAGGGGCGCGCCGAGTTCGTGGACGAGCGGACCCTCCGCGTCGAGCGCCCCCGAGGGAGCGAGCGCGTCGCGTTCGAGCACGCGGTCGTCGCGACGGGGTCGCGGCCGACCGAGGTTCCGGGCTTCGCGTTCGACGGCGAGCGCGTCCTCGACTCGACGGCCGCCCTCGACCTCGACGCCGTCCCGGAGTCGCTGGTGATCGTGGGCGGGGGCTACATCGGGATGGAGCTCTCGACGGCCTACGCGAAACTCGGCTGTGACGTGACGGTCGTCGAGCGACTCGACGACGTGCTCGCGGGCTACGAGGACGACGTCGCGCGCGCCGTCCGGCGGCGCGCGGCCGACCTCGGCGTGACGTTCCGCTTCGGCGAGCGCCCGAGCGAGTGGCGCGAGTCGGGGGACGGCGTCGTCGTCACCACGACCGACGGGGAGGAGCGACACGACTACCGCGCGGAGGCGGTCGTGGTCGCGGTCGGGCGCGACCCCGTCCTCGATTCGCTGAACCTCGACGCCATCGGCCTCGAGGCGAACGCGGACGGCCGGCTCGAGACCGATGCACGCGGCCGGACGAGCGTCGAATCGGTCTTCGCCGTGGGCGACGTCGCGCCGGGGCCGATGCTCGCGCACAAGGCGAGCGCCGAGGGGCGGGTCGTCGCGGCCGTCGTCGCGGGCGAGGACGCGTCGCTCGACGAGCGCGCGGTCCCCACGGCGGTGTTCACGGACCCGGAGGTCGCCACCGTCGGCCTGACCGAGGCCGAGGCCGAGTCCGAGGGCCTCGACCCCGTCGTCGGGGAGTTCCCGATGGGCGCGTCCGGGCGCGCGCTCACCGTGGGCGAGCCGGACGGGTTCGTCCGCCTCGTCGCCGACGGCGGGACAGGCGTCGTCCTCGGCGCACAGATCGTCGGCCCGGAGGCGAGCGAGCTCATCGCCGAGGTCGGTCTCGCGCTCACGATGGGCGCGACCCTCGCGGACGTCGCGGCTTCGATACACACGCATCCGACGCTCTCCGAGGGCGTCATGGAGGCGGCGGAGAACGCGCTCGGGGAGGCGATCCACACGCTGAATCGCTGA
- a CDS encoding glutaredoxin family protein yields MAVDVTVYTRDDCHLCEDVLTTVGRVGDDHDLDVAVVDVDDDPELREAYGERVPYVFVDGTPKFKYRVSEDALRDAIERAEP; encoded by the coding sequence ATGGCCGTCGACGTGACCGTCTACACGCGCGACGACTGCCACCTCTGCGAGGACGTCCTCACGACCGTCGGGCGCGTCGGGGACGACCACGACCTCGACGTCGCCGTCGTGGACGTCGACGACGACCCCGAGTTGCGCGAAGCGTACGGCGAGCGCGTCCCCTACGTCTTCGTGGACGGGACACCGAAGTTCAAGTATCGCGTGAGCGAGGACGCGCTCCGCGACGCTATCGAGCGCGCGGAGCCGTAA
- the endA gene encoding tRNA-intron lyase, translating into MNGQLRGDRVVVGGDARQRFHDSRGYGVPREGNEIALSRVEAAHLLFRGDLDAVDGMGFREFLAAGDRGFSTRFLVYMDLRDRGFYLSPAREDWVDESGGADFVVYPRGKGPGDDEVAYRVRVVGERTDVPADELGDTVLAVVDEESELTYLETELVDPEGSTEYGFAEPAEGALLDDRVVVWDPPEALHRSAFYGQQLTGRASEVAAVQLSLVEAAYLAAEGDLVLPEHDAGVNALVERGREVERGRFDRRLRTYRELRDRGLVPKTGFKFGADFRTYADVEDVADLGHSEWLVRCLEPGHVFDPRDLALDVRLAHGVRKRMVFALAHRDDITWLAVSRLTP; encoded by the coding sequence ATGAACGGCCAGCTACGCGGGGACCGCGTCGTCGTCGGCGGCGACGCCCGCCAGCGGTTCCACGACTCGCGGGGGTACGGGGTGCCGCGCGAGGGCAACGAAATCGCCCTCTCGCGCGTCGAGGCCGCCCACCTCCTCTTCCGTGGCGACCTCGACGCCGTCGACGGCATGGGCTTCCGGGAGTTCCTCGCCGCCGGCGACCGCGGCTTCAGCACGCGCTTTCTCGTCTACATGGACCTCCGCGACCGGGGCTTCTACCTCTCGCCCGCACGCGAGGACTGGGTGGACGAGTCGGGTGGCGCCGACTTCGTCGTCTACCCGCGCGGGAAGGGCCCGGGCGACGACGAAGTCGCCTACCGCGTGCGCGTCGTCGGCGAGCGCACCGACGTCCCCGCCGACGAACTCGGCGACACCGTCCTCGCCGTCGTCGACGAGGAGTCCGAACTCACCTACCTCGAAACCGAGCTCGTCGACCCCGAAGGGAGCACCGAGTACGGCTTCGCGGAGCCGGCCGAGGGCGCGCTCCTCGACGACCGCGTCGTCGTCTGGGACCCCCCCGAGGCGCTCCACCGCTCCGCGTTCTACGGCCAGCAGCTCACCGGGCGCGCCTCCGAGGTCGCGGCCGTCCAGCTCTCGCTCGTCGAAGCCGCCTACCTCGCCGCCGAGGGCGACCTCGTCCTCCCGGAGCACGACGCGGGCGTGAACGCGCTCGTCGAGCGCGGCCGCGAGGTCGAGCGCGGGCGCTTCGACCGGCGCCTCCGCACGTATCGCGAACTCCGCGACCGCGGCCTCGTCCCGAAGACCGGCTTCAAGTTCGGCGCGGACTTCCGGACCTACGCGGACGTCGAGGACGTCGCGGACCTCGGCCACTCCGAGTGGCTGGTGCGCTGTCTCGAACCCGGCCACGTCTTCGACCCGCGCGACCTCGCGCTCGACGTTCGGCTCGCGCACGGCGTGCGTAAGCGAATGGTTTTTGCGTTGGCACACAGAGACGACATCACCTGGCTCGCCGTGAGCCGACTCACGCCCTGA
- a CDS encoding ubiquinol-cytochrome c reductase iron-sulfur subunit codes for MSTNDDTDAETEAQPAHEEDRLQATRRNAAKFFAALGGAAAVGTFAVSGLYGLEDSALSGGPDYSYKTLYTQGTRVVDGEGNPVAVDALSEGSGESMTVFPEKEGGGALQVPMATTLLVRFSQDAYEEPTMLEGTAEGYAAYSATCTHAGCTVSSRTGPNDQNFLCPCHQSVFNPLQGAKVVGGPAPRPLPQLPVGVTEDGDQLIIATGPFEAPIGVE; via the coding sequence ATGTCCACGAACGACGACACCGACGCCGAGACCGAGGCACAGCCCGCCCACGAGGAGGACCGCCTCCAGGCGACCCGGCGGAACGCCGCGAAGTTCTTCGCGGCGCTCGGCGGTGCGGCCGCCGTCGGAACGTTCGCCGTCTCCGGCCTCTACGGGCTGGAGGATTCGGCGCTCTCCGGTGGCCCCGACTACAGCTACAAGACCCTCTATACGCAGGGGACCCGCGTCGTCGACGGCGAGGGCAACCCCGTCGCCGTCGATGCCCTCTCCGAGGGGAGCGGCGAGAGCATGACCGTCTTCCCGGAGAAGGAGGGCGGCGGCGCGCTCCAGGTCCCGATGGCGACGACGCTGCTCGTGCGCTTCTCGCAGGACGCCTACGAGGAGCCGACGATGCTCGAAGGGACCGCAGAGGGATACGCCGCGTACTCCGCGACCTGCACGCACGCGGGTTGTACGGTCTCCTCGCGGACGGGGCCGAACGACCAGAACTTCCTCTGCCCGTGCCACCAGAGCGTCTTCAACCCGCTGCAGGGCGCGAAAGTCGTCGGCGGCCCGGCGCCGCGACCGCTCCCGCAACTCCCCGTCGGCGTCACCGAGGACGGCGACCAACTGATCATCGCGACGGGCCCCTTCGAGGCTCCGATCGGGGTGGAGTAG
- a CDS encoding tryptophan--tRNA ligase, whose protein sequence is MTDDTDTPATDGGTDTEGADSLALDPWGSSTVSDYRKLFEEFGIESFEDVLADVPNPHYLMRRAIIFGHRDYRRVLEAMRDDEPFAALSGFMPTGDPHIGHKMVFDEIIWHQEQGGDATALIADLEAHSARGLSWAEIDEHARDYLLSLLALGFDPEEGTLYRQSEDREVQDLAFELGIEANFSEFQSIYGFDGETDVSHMQSVVTQMADILGPQLDEPKPTVVPVGPDQDPHVRFARDLAARTRYFGVTEAYASFEVASDAERAVLRDAYERLSERAPEGATIRCLHAAQLLEGGLDAVEWEDPAPLDDAADGEGAEATVLPKLNNAGMEPLRPRVRFLDRNATEEAFEALIDAVAGEKRVFEGHVDSFDMDRAAAEALAREVEVDHGGYGFVPPSGIYHRFMTGLTGGKMSSSVPASHISLLDDPETGYEKVKAATTGGRQSAEEQRELGGEPDDCPVYELYAYLLAADDDAFAERVYEECREGERLCGDCKEQAAELMREFLAEHQEKRAEVEELLAETDIKLESPRRR, encoded by the coding sequence ATGACAGACGACACGGACACGCCCGCGACGGACGGGGGAACGGACACCGAAGGCGCCGACTCGCTCGCCCTCGATCCGTGGGGGTCCTCGACCGTCTCGGACTACCGCAAGCTCTTCGAGGAGTTCGGCATCGAGTCCTTCGAGGACGTCCTCGCGGACGTCCCGAACCCGCACTACCTGATGCGCCGGGCCATCATCTTCGGCCACCGCGACTACCGGCGCGTCCTCGAGGCGATGCGCGACGACGAACCGTTCGCCGCGCTCTCGGGGTTCATGCCGACCGGCGACCCCCACATCGGCCACAAGATGGTCTTCGACGAGATCATCTGGCACCAAGAGCAGGGCGGGGACGCCACCGCGCTCATCGCGGACCTCGAAGCCCACTCCGCGCGCGGGCTCAGCTGGGCGGAGATCGACGAGCACGCCAGGGACTACCTCCTCAGCCTGCTCGCGCTCGGCTTCGACCCCGAGGAGGGGACGCTCTACCGCCAGTCCGAGGACCGCGAGGTGCAGGACCTCGCCTTCGAACTCGGCATCGAGGCGAACTTCTCGGAGTTCCAGTCCATCTACGGCTTCGACGGCGAGACGGACGTCTCGCACATGCAGTCGGTCGTCACGCAGATGGCGGACATCCTCGGACCCCAGTTGGACGAGCCGAAGCCGACCGTCGTCCCGGTCGGCCCCGATCAGGACCCGCACGTCCGCTTCGCGCGCGACCTCGCCGCCAGAACGCGATACTTCGGCGTCACCGAGGCGTACGCCTCCTTCGAGGTCGCGAGCGACGCGGAGCGCGCGGTGCTACGGGACGCCTACGAGCGCCTCAGCGAGCGCGCGCCCGAGGGCGCGACCATCCGCTGTCTGCACGCCGCCCAACTGCTCGAGGGCGGGCTGGACGCCGTCGAGTGGGAGGACCCCGCGCCGCTCGACGACGCCGCGGACGGCGAGGGCGCCGAGGCCACGGTGCTCCCGAAGCTGAACAACGCCGGGATGGAGCCGCTCCGCCCGCGCGTGCGCTTCCTCGACCGGAACGCGACCGAGGAAGCGTTCGAGGCGCTCATCGACGCTGTCGCCGGCGAGAAGCGCGTCTTCGAGGGCCACGTCGATAGCTTCGACATGGACCGCGCGGCCGCCGAGGCGCTCGCGCGCGAGGTCGAAGTCGACCACGGCGGCTACGGCTTCGTCCCGCCGTCCGGCATCTACCACCGCTTCATGACGGGGCTCACCGGCGGGAAGATGAGTTCGAGCGTCCCCGCGAGCCACATCAGCCTCCTCGACGACCCCGAGACGGGCTACGAGAAGGTGAAGGCCGCGACGACCGGCGGCCGGCAGAGCGCCGAGGAGCAGCGCGAACTCGGGGGCGAGCCCGACGACTGCCCGGTCTACGAACTCTACGCATATCTCCTCGCCGCCGACGACGACGCGTTCGCCGAACGCGTCTACGAGGAATGCCGCGAGGGCGAACGCCTCTGCGGGGACTGCAAGGAGCAGGCCGCCGAACTCATGCGGGAGTTCCTCGCGGAGCACCAGGAGAAGCGCGCGGAAGTCGAGGAGTTGCTCGCGGAGACGGACATCAAGTTGGAGTCGCCGCGACGGCGCTGA
- a CDS encoding plastocyanin/azurin family copper-binding protein, with protein sequence MKRRQFITKAGGAGLVASGVVGSASAQEGESDPRTGSGTQDDPYVVEMHTDGSEYLFDPVGLYVEEGDWVRWVNASGSHSTTAYSPSNPNAEVSLIPEGAEPWNSGTFQEQGATFDYQFQAAGTYDYYCIPHKTLGMVGRVVCGEPGGPAENNEIPDDVGSGILPDSETIVEEKALAYPYFPETSGGPLPSLALGAATLFGLGNVYLLSQTDRFSGRYDQDATDDTEIE encoded by the coding sequence ATGAAACGGAGGCAATTCATCACCAAGGCAGGCGGCGCGGGGCTCGTGGCGAGCGGCGTCGTGGGCTCGGCGAGCGCACAGGAGGGCGAGAGCGACCCCCGGACGGGCTCCGGCACGCAGGACGACCCGTACGTCGTCGAGATGCACACGGACGGCTCGGAGTACCTCTTCGACCCGGTCGGCCTCTACGTCGAGGAGGGCGACTGGGTCCGGTGGGTGAACGCGAGCGGGAGTCACTCCACGACCGCCTACTCGCCGTCGAACCCGAACGCGGAGGTCAGCCTCATCCCGGAGGGCGCCGAGCCGTGGAACAGCGGCACCTTCCAAGAGCAGGGCGCGACCTTCGACTACCAGTTCCAGGCCGCGGGCACCTACGACTACTACTGCATCCCGCACAAGACGCTCGGGATGGTCGGGCGCGTCGTCTGCGGCGAGCCCGGCGGTCCCGCGGAGAACAACGAGATCCCCGACGACGTCGGGAGCGGGATCCTCCCGGACTCCGAGACCATCGTCGAGGAGAAGGCGCTCGCCTACCCATACTTCCCGGAGACGAGCGGCGGCCCGCTCCCGAGCCTCGCGCTCGGCGCCGCGACGCTCTTCGGCCTCGGGAACGTCTACCTCCTGAGTCAGACCGACCGCTTCTCCGGTCGCTACGACCAGGACGCCACGGACGACACCGAAATCGAATAG